The Bacteroidales bacterium genome segment GATCATCAAAGGGAAAACTAACCCCATTAGCGAAAGCGGCACCATTACTGTAAAAGGAAATCAGGTCGGGATTGAAAGTACATTTGATATCACCCTGGCGGATTATGGTGTCACTTTTGTGGAGGGAAAACCCTCTACAAATATTGCCAAAACAGTTAAAGTTACTGTGCAGGCTGAATACCAGTAAAAACATGATAGAGTTTCTGCTGAGCCCGGAGGTATCTCCGGGTGCACCGGATCAGCAGATATTTACTGAAATGCAAAGCAAACTCACATATCCGTTCTTTTTCATGCTGCCTCTCTTTCTGATGATGGGCTTAGCGCTGCATGCGGGCGAGCCTGACAGCAAATATGCCGAAACCTTGTTGTTCACTATTGAAAGAAGCAGGGATCCGGATGAGATCTGGTACACCGTTAATACAGATCAACACGGTTCAGTGAACCCGGAAATGCCTGTCAAGGTATTCTGGCTGAAGAAAAGTGCCGGCAACAGGATCGAAGCCCTGACCGGGATCCAAAAAAGATTTTCCTATGGCATTCAGTCCATGGAACTTGCCTCTTCTCTGGGTAATGCCTGGAGATTCAGGCTGGAAGCTTATAAGAACAGGGTCTTTACATTAAAAAAAGGGTCAGGAGGGCACTATAGAGTTTACACCCTTTCGGAAGGCAGAGAAGTTGAAGTCAAAAAATTGTATGTGAAGTTCGACGGGGGAAGTTTCCTGGCTCCTTCTATTGGATATGTTCAGCTAACAGGGATTGATCCGGTTACAGGGAAAGAAATAAAAGAATATTATAACAAGTAAAAGAAAGACCTGAATGGAACCGCTCAGCATTCTATTATATGCTTTTATCATTACCATTGTAGGGGCCCTGCCTTTCGGATTGGTAAATCTCTCGGTGCTTGATACCTCGTACCGAACAGGGCCTGCCTCGGCGATGAAGGTATCCCATGGGGCTGCAATGATTGAAGTGGCATTCGGACTGACGGCCTTGACGGCCGGAGGACTGATCGCGCATTTCATCAGGAACAGCCCCTTGCTATATTACCTGGTACTAGCCGTGCCGGCAGTTATCGGCATCGTATTCCTATTCAGGCGAAAGCATAAACAAGCAGCAGGAAGCACGAAGAAAGGTGGTTTTCTGAAGGGCGTGTTACTGAATCTGGTCAGTATCCAGGTTTTACTGTACTGGCTTATCGCGATGACCTACCTGCATGCCTTGCTGGATTTTGAATACCATGTTTTTACCCTGGTTCTTTTTGCCCTGGGGATCTGGCTTGGCAAGATGGGAGTGCTATGGCTCTATGCCGTTTTCAGCAGGAAAATTTTCGAAAGAATGGGTTTCCTTTCCAGAAACATCAACCGTATCATTGGAGTGGTGCTGCTCTTTACAGTTGTTTTACAGCTTATAAAATAATACATAAAGAGTCATACCATTAGTTATCAATATAATACAAATGAGAATTATAATCATTACATTCATGCTGTTTATCACTATGGTACAAATCAAATCTCAGGAAACCAGAGGTGCAGAGGAAGCAAAGGGATTAAAGGTTGGAATGCAGGCGCCGGATTTTCGGGCGATGGATGCTGCCGGAAAAGAATTTCAGCTTTCATCGCTGTTGAAAGGCAATCCGGTGGTCATGATCTTCTACCGCGGACACTGGTGTCCGGTCTGCAACAAACATCTGGGGATGATACAGGACAGTCTGCAACTGATCACAGACAAAGGCGCCACGGTGGTTGCTGTCTCCCCGCAGAAGCCTGAATTTCTCAATAAGATGGCCGGGAAGACCGGTGCAACCTTCAGCTTATTGTATGACAAAGGGTATACGATTTCCGATGCATATGATGTTACCTTTACACCAGAGAAAAAAGAACGGATTGTTTACAATACTGTCCTTAACGCAAAGCTGAAAAAGTCTCAGTCGGATAATTCACAGCGCTTGCCCATTCCTGCTACTTATATCATCGGGCGGGATGGTGTAATCGTCTGGAGGCAGTTTGATCCGGATTAGTAGTGA includes the following:
- a CDS encoding peroxiredoxin-like family protein — protein: MRIIIITFMLFITMVQIKSQETRGAEEAKGLKVGMQAPDFRAMDAAGKEFQLSSLLKGNPVVMIFYRGHWCPVCNKHLGMIQDSLQLITDKGATVVAVSPQKPEFLNKMAGKTGATFSLLYDKGYTISDAYDVTFTPEKKERIVYNTVLNAKLKKSQSDNSQRLPIPATYIIGRDGVIVWRQFDPD
- a CDS encoding DUF4833 domain-containing protein, producing the protein MIEFLLSPEVSPGAPDQQIFTEMQSKLTYPFFFMLPLFLMMGLALHAGEPDSKYAETLLFTIERSRDPDEIWYTVNTDQHGSVNPEMPVKVFWLKKSAGNRIEALTGIQKRFSYGIQSMELASSLGNAWRFRLEAYKNRVFTLKKGSGGHYRVYTLSEGREVEVKKLYVKFDGGSFLAPSIGYVQLTGIDPVTGKEIKEYYNK